The Apis cerana isolate GH-2021 linkage group LG12, AcerK_1.0, whole genome shotgun sequence sequence GATCGAACTCTCACTTCGCAGGGATATCTgtgaaacgtatatatattattgctgCTCATAAAGTGGAActattacgaataaaaaaagcaaatcTTTTACTTTGTCAAAACTTCTACAGCTCCGGCGCGAACCTTCTCATCCTGTCCCTCCTTTGACCCATACTCATCCGTAGTATCCATGATATAAAGAGGAAGTACGTGTAATTGTTCGTCTTCAGGTTTCGACAAGGTTCGATGTTTTGTCATGGTAACTACCTATGAGACACATAGAGATAGTACTTTATCTCTTTATCTGTCTTatctctttatctttatctgtttatattattaattgaaagtaACAATCAAGATTTTATAACTTACCACGGTGCATCCGTTGTTCATGTTGTGAAGATCGCGATGAGAATGCGCACAAAAATCTATACACGCTGTAACACCGGAAAATGGTCGGCCGGGCTTAAATCCTAAACGACATTCGCTCGCTTCCCGCTCGAATTGTGTTTGATTGTTGAACGCTTCTGGTGCAAGGCTGAGGTACAAGGGTGATAAAAGTGTTGCTAGGACGTGCATTCTTTCTTCTACTTCTTGCTCctagaagaggaaaaaagaagaatttaatctttaagattaactgatagaaaataaatatgggatgaaataagaaaaataacaaaataatacaaaataaaattaattaaacgaaaattatctCACCTCTGATCTTACTGACAATCGAAATTTTCGGACGGTTTTGCTTCTGGCGTATTTGCAACCATTATAATACATAGACCAGGAACATCCAAAGGAAAAGCTTGCACCGCAAGTTTCGGGATCGAGACCCTGGCAAGCGCAGGTTCTCGGTTCATTCGTTCCACATCGTCTGGTCGTGGGAAGACCGAATCGATTCAGCTTGTGACTCAATAAGGAATATATCCGATCGGCCTCGTGCGTGGGCACACCTTCCCAGGCGACCATGGCCACGACGATCCAGGCTGTTGGACACTTGTGTCCTTGCCGGTGTTTCACTATGGTCAGGATCTTCTCTTCCAGACCAGATCGTCGAAGTATCTAGCGAATCACTGATATTACAATCCCATCACCAAAGCAGTACAGAGATATCTTAACGGACGATTCAAAGCGATCGACTGCAACGTTtggataaaatagaatttaaaaaaaaaaatatatatgtacatatgatGATTCGCTTTGATTTTAAtctaagaaaagaataataagaataagaaggatatatacaaatgattcatgaaaatattcgaatataatctgattttattgaaaatttgttattaatatttttcctttcatctTTCTTTATAGCTTGATAGAGAATTAAAttcactttttaatttaaaatttttaaaatctactcGACACCATtagaaagttatatttaaagaaacgaaaaattcattgaaactCTTCCTAATTTCATCTCCTTAAAATAACATCTcggtaagaaagaaattgcttCATGTAATTCATTGTACTCTGTGCAATCACTGTGAAATTGTTCATCaacattttcaatcaaaagataaaaaaatattcgaatatttttttgaatcacTAAAGATACATTGTAACATGCTTACCCACTTAGCCATCGGACATCCCTGAGTAGTTTTGCCCTCCTTTCCGGTGTAGATGACCTTTTCGAATCTAATGGCGTTTCCCTTAAGGCCGGTTCTTCTTTCAAGATCGTTCCGTAGATCAGGCAGGCTTGCAGCCGCCCCGAGATGAGTGTAGTACGAACCGGGCTCTGGCGGACCTTGTGGTTGAACCTCATTTTACTTACGAAACTGGACGTTTCAACGGAAAGGAAGCAACAGAAGCGGAAACATTTATGCCACGTATGTAGTAGGTATGCCCCCTGGGAAAGGGGGGTAAGTTAGGTACGTGCATTCTTCTTTGGGTCACTGAATCAAGGCTTGGTGTATTTTTGTTGGCCGATAATATtagtagtagtggtagtagtagtagtagtagtagtagtaatagtagtagtagtagtaatagtagtagtaatagtagtagtagtagtagtagtagtaatagtagtagtagtataatttatttttctttaagagaATTATTCTTTACTTTTCGTGTGAACCCGTGACAATCGTGGTTAGTGTGTTCTCTCGATGTTAGTGTCGTGCTGAATACACAATAGCAACTCACATTTGTCGGCTGGGAAGCAGTTGCAGTCCGGCACTTCGCTCCTCACATTGTTCTTCAGTTTCTCCAAATGATCTTGCAATTTTGTTGTCGATGGAGCACCACCGTTACGCGGGCTCTGTGGACCTTCGTTCTTTACGTCGGACTTGTCTGCCGCGTCGGCCAATATCTCATCCCTTGTTTGCAAGCCTTGGCAACAACCCTCTCGCAAGTGTTCGGGGGTCGGTTGTTCGGTACCGCCTCTTCGACAACACCATGAACCAACACCCGGCGACACTTTGGCGGGCCCGCCATCCCCTcgaaacttataattattgcCTTCCTGCGATTTTTGATCCGGCTCGCTCTTGATCGCCTTCGAAGTGCAATCATCGTTCCTCGACGTCGCTGTTGAGGACGGGACGCAGTCAGAACTGGAGCACCCGTACTCCCCGACGTTCTCTTGCTTAATACTCTGAGAGGAGTCGCAATTGGTATTGTTCTCCAGCTCGGTAGACGCTACTTTTTCGCTACTTTCTGGATAATTAATGGTATCGTTCTCGTTCATCAATGTGACTCGAGGCGTTTCTGGAAAAGTAACATCGTTCTTCGTCTCGTTCTTCTCACTGTTCGTGCTGTTGCTACACGGTTCGAACGTTCTTTCGTGAATCTGCTGATCTATGCATAATCTTCTCTGAAATGATTTATCATCGGTGCACTGATTGTCGTGGctcttattttcttccttccataACTGTCGATGCTCGTGTTCCTGTTGCGATTGTTGATGATAGAGTGatgattgttgttgttgttgttgttgttgttgctgctgttgttgctgctgctgctgttgatGCTGCTGCTGCTCGTGTTTCTCCAGCACGGTTTTTTCTTCTGAACcaaatttcataaaactttCTATAACCGTCATCCCGTTGTCCGGTAACACGGTACCGTTGCTCAACGCGTTGTTACCTCCCCCTGACCATTCCCATAAGCCACCACCGTCGGGCAAACTATCGACCCGAGGGTGGTGgctatgcaataaaaaattaccgGTCAGAGATTCGTTGGATTGCGCCATTGAGATCATGTTCGACTGATTCAAATACTGGTCCGTCTGTTTCTCTTGCAATTTGTCTGTACTATCATGCGTGTCTCGTATCCGATCTTCCGTGTGATACTCGCCGTTGGACCCACTATTGCTATTCACGTGCTGAGACTGCATTTGATGATGCATACCGTGATGTTGCTGTTGTTCTTGATGGCCTATTTGATGTTGAGACTGCTGTTGCGATTGCTGCTGTTGTTGAAGCTGTTGATGCTGATGCTGCAgctgttgctgttgctgttgctgttgttgttgttgttgcttgTTCAGGATCATGGATTTCAGTCGGCTATTCAAATTCACGCGATTCGATTGAGCAAATACGTTACTCTCCTGAGCATCTTGATTATCCGAGAATCCGTTCGGTTTCCCGGTATCCGTCGTTTGTTGCTGCCAAAGCACTCTTTCTCCGGAGTTCTGCATATCCTGTTTCGTGGTTTGTTGGCCCCAAGTAGGTTGATTCTCGATCACCGAATTCGGCGACCAGGATATCTGATTTTCCATTTTGCTCTCTTGCGTCGGTGGTTGAGGTTGCCACGAGCCCGGTTGATGGCCAGGCGTTCTCCTCGGACTAGGCTGTGAATCTGGCCATTGTTGTTGGGGTTGCTGACTACTATCGCTCTTTATACTATTCGGGGACCAATTCGGTTGACTAGTTGGCGTATCTGGCCAGGACATCTGATTAGACGGAGTAAGTCTGGGATTCTTCTCGAGCTTCGTCTGTTGCGAccattgttgttgttgctgctgttgctgttgctgttgctgctgttgGGACTGCGCTCCGGGCTGCGACATTTGCTGGCCAGATGGTGTCAGCCTTGGATTCTGTTGGCTCGAGTTTTGCTGCATCTCTGGGCTGCTTTGCTGCCAATTGTGTTGACCGGAGGGCGTCATCCGGGCGTTCTGGTGAGACGGATTCTGCTGATGGTCCGACAACTTGGGCGAATGCTGTAGCCAGCCTTGGTGCTGGTGCTGTTGTTGTTGACTAGATGGTGTCAATCTTGGATTCTGCGCGTCCCTCAGCTTTGGACTCTGTCGCGACCAATTTCCCTGAGTTTGTTGCTGCTGACTATTGTCCGTATTGTCTGTCCACGATTGTGGAGTATGCGGGGTTTCTTTCACGCTACCATTTTCCCAGCTCATATGACTGGCTGGCCGAGGTAGCTCCTGCTGTCCCTGCATCTGCATACCTTGCTGTGACTCTTGCCCCTTCATGCTGTTAGCCTGCATACTcggttgttgttgctgctgctgctgcgaAGGGGGCTTCTGTTGTTGCTGatgctgttgctgctgttgcAACGTTCCATCCGACCAGCTCATATTGTTGTTCATCTTCGTACCGGTACTGGTGTCGGACCATAAGTGGCGTTGGCCGTCAGGTACCGAATGCTGCCGTTGCAAGTGCTGTTGCTGATGTTGTTGCTGGGCCACTTGCTGCGGCTGCCACTGGTTCTGTACTTGTTGCTGACCCATTTCCACGTAGCCTGGATATCCGTTAGAGTTGTGTAAACTCTGTGGGCCCGGTTGAAGTGGATACCCAGGCATCTCGTTTCCCGACACGTTACTGGCCGTGATCGTCGCGAATCCCTTCACCTGTGTATCTGTCGGCGGTTGTTGCGGTTGCGACTGTGGTTGCTGGGAGgcctgctgctgttgctggtTGTCCATGTGTACGGAACTGCTACGACTCGTGGGAGTGGTTGAAGGCGGCGGTGCCATCGTCACGTCCTGGAAAAACGCATCATTCCATCTATAACTTAAAAATCGTGGAAGATGTAAATTACTATTGATTactggaatattttaaactttgttaaatcatagaaataaatcaatctactatttatttaatgtatttcattcaaatatttcttatgtttttttgatacgtgtgttaaaaatttataggtatatatagctatatataatgttatcattcaatcataaataattattttgtagttcgatattctttctcgtttaccgacatatattttcactcatttattttaatatacacaaatatttttttcaagaaaattatcttatatctaaacgctactttataaaaaataacgctttctttataaaaagaaatttattgtaaagagTGATCCtacaaaagtaatttaatgAAGATACATAATCAacgcaatatttcatttattcaagatataatatattatgttaaccGCATAGATAGATGATCATTACGaatggatatatatttttctatcttcctTGACTTTTGGTATTATCTGAAATTCAATATACCGTCGGTCGTATGAGGGAAGGTAGGCGAACGAAaacacttttaattaaaagcgaTTCATTTCGAATTGTACCTGTTGTTGGTAACCATTGACGTAATCCTGCCTTTCATAACCAACTGATTGGGTTGCAGTAGCAGCAGGATCCATGAATTGACCGTTTAGTGGCCTCTGAGTTGTCGATGGTACGGTTTGCGGGGCGACTGGTGGTAAGGGCGAGGGTTGCCCCGTGATTGTGTATTGTCCCGTCGCCCCGGCACGTTGAAATGCCGATTGATCCGTAGTAATGAAAGTCTGTTGTTGATATGCGACTGTAATCAGAAAATTTGCGTGCTGATTCCGCAGAAATGGATGGTTAATCCGCGGGACAAAGGGTGGTTGCGCACCTCGCATTCCACGATCGCTTCATTTTCGCGAGAAATTCTGAATCGtcggttttttttctttttctttcttttttttttcacacacACGCGACAGATATTATTTTCACCGACGCatctttctttgaaattttaaaattagcatCGAGAATAGGGAATATTTTACATCCTAtgacgtatatattttataataatcgcgaaatataaataacctatcgatcgatatattaaaaaaaataggttGACAGTTagtcgaataaatatatatcttcctCGTTTTTAACGAAATACGCGAGAGTGAAAGAACGATTGGAAGAAATCGTCGAATATCGAGCGAGGAGATTCGTGAATTTGTCGAAATCCAATCGTTCTTCAATTACCTGGTTGTGGATGGTACGGTGCGGCGGCGGAATATTGGGTATGATACCTCAGCTCTTCGAGCTGATTCGGAGCCGGAATTTGTTGAATGAACTGCTGAGGTGGCCATGGAGCTGCTGACGTTTCAACCGCAACTGCCCCCACGGGAGCAACTCCCTGGTGCCAAACAGTATTCCCAAAGCCAGCTGCTGGTCGGAAGCCGGCGCCAGAATCACCGTAGAATGGCATCACTCCGGGTGACTGTAACAACACGAAACGTAACTTTAGTTTCACCCTGAACCGGCCTCTTcacatacatttttaatatctcacgtattttatattttataaattttctggaaagaaaatatacacttataggatatcgaataaaaatttgagacGTATACGctatttggaattattttgcaatattttttaatattatttttacatttataataatattgacaaGGATTAAATTTTGGCTCGTGATTCATTCTTCTAGGAcgttattatgatttatactttttttttttatagagttTGATTTAAAAGgcgtaaaaagaaatgaataaattatgtcttttgatcatttatatatacacgtatttatgcagaaaaagataaaaatttgcatttataataataactgtatcttctagaaaatatttaaaaatcctgAATATTTCTAACGgtgattgttataaaaattccttatatacatattgttgGAATCAATTATAGCATtaaatagatagaatataaaaataaaaagaataattttttttatttaatattacttaatatcataaaactaCGAAATTGCTAGCCGAATTgattgatttcaaattttttttatttgcaattatctattaaaaatattcttacaaatttaatacattgattttttcagaaatataattgtaattttttacttctgtatacatatatgtataataaatcgataattcgacattttcgataaaataacaaaaaaaaaaaagagaaaaatagaagatttattataagttaaaaagaattacaaaagTCAGAGGAGAGTTGATAGTCACTGTTGGCCACATAGTGGAAGAATAACCATTCATCCAGCGATGGTTCCTTAACTATTCGCAACGCAGTGATTCTCAACTATTTCTCAACAAGCAACTATCACTAGAGATACACACGATTCTGATGAAGTATTCAACGCTCATCACGAAAGTAAATGCAATTTGTACACGTTCCACGACccaattaaataaagatctCGAGGCAAAGCGATAATAAAGCCATTAATCATCCGTTGTGAGGTGGTTGTTCGCGTGGTCCGCGGCCACCATCGCGGTCTACCATTATTTCCTGCATGCCTTCGCGCGGTCTCATGGTCAAAAGTCGCTTCTCTCGACCTCCCGCTGCTCGTAAAGCTATCAATCTCGCGAACAAAGAGAGCCATCTAGTCGCGTGACTCGACTCCAACCCCTTTCCGTTTCGACGTGTTTCCGCGTGTCCGTTGGATGCGCTACGGGGAGATCAACGAAATCAAACCTCGTGGAACGCGGGGAATTTCGTGGGGAATTCGTCGATTGTTGAACCGGATCGAGAAAATGCGATGCTTTCTATGGCTATGATAAACGATCGTGGACggtcttcttcctcctccgtgTGCATACGGGCATTTCGTGGTGGAAGATTTGTGAGAGAGTACAATGGAAACGCGTACATATATACGAGCAACTATACCTGCACGATGTAAGtactttcgtttattttcgttCGTGTCCAGCCAGCAATGGCTTTGAGAAGCTTTCAGCGAAACAcgtttatcttaattttttttaaccgatGTTGCAATTTCCAGTATAAGTGTATCTTACATAATCcgtttaaatcgaataatattcaaatgtgGAAGGATATtggcgatattaaaaaatgttgaacGACGTATCGAAAgagaatacaatataatatattgtaagttTTTCATAAGttcatttggaaaatatttcaatttgaatttcatacaaaacttattatataataaaaatatcattaaattcttttacacAGAGAATAAATTGCATCgactattaaaatatgtataatagttCTAAGAAAACGAATATGACCTTCACATGTTTTTCACATGTCCAATTAAAAAAGAGCTTACATCACACAAGTTATCGCGCTAACTTTTgtctgaaacattttttaatcgataaatgaTATTCGAGATTATATCGATTTGGATGAATCATTCCGTATCAATCATTGTCAGAAATTGAACTCCTAACGAAATCTCTATTATCTCGATCCATCTCAAGAGCTGAATCCTCAAGAGTTGTTTCCCGATATCGAAGTTACTCAAATACCTCCCGAGTTTCaagtttttgatttaaaatttgctcAGCCTTTAATCTTGCTCGAGTTCCGTGTTGCGGCCATCGCTACAGCCTTTTACCCAGAGAGAGAggcacagagagagagagagagagagagagagagagagagagagaaagagagatttaGCGATCGTGTGTGCGGTTCGCAAGCGAGATGGTCTCTCGAAGCGAAGAAATAGATGGACGAGGACGGGAAAAGTTGATTGGAAGGGAACGAGGAACTcgaggaggaaaagagagaatgcCGATTGAACGAGAGAGGAGCATCGGCGCAAATAGATTGTGGAAAAAAGACAGAGAAGGTACtaaaaaggaggagagaaaagaacTGGCAAACTCGCAACCGGACTATAAAACTTCGTACAAAACGAAGGCAAACGAACGATCAGCTTACTCGTCCGTACACCACCGACGAGCTTTGTCATTCTATTTCACTTTCTCCCTCTCGTTTCCCGCCGATCGATTTTGCAAAGAGCCGTGCAGCGCGCTCGCAGAACACGctcgtttaaataaaagatgtcTCCTCGCGGAGTTCGGGAATTTCTTACCGACCGAGGTTCTTttactcttcttttctttcttttttttttatttttgttttcatttctctctttctctctctctctctctctctctttctccctttcctttcctttttctttttctttttcccttcctcgttTCTATTCGGTTCCCTTGTTCAACGTTGCCCGGCCGGTTATCACCgtgcaaatgaaatattcaacgtGACCATTCGCACAGCTGgagaatttctcttttctgttCTTGACTGGTGTGTAAAGGCTGTTCCAAGGTATTTCGTATGGGATTTGAAGCGTGGGTTTAGGTTCGTGGAAAGGAAGATGAAATTGTTAACAAATGTAACGTGTACGTGCAAACGTATTGGGCGAAGAAATTTAAGGCTTTAATTAGCATATGTATGTACAATACGTATATGCGaggattaatcaaaaatacacGGTgtaagagttttttttttaaaaaaaaattttttaggacGAGAAAGTACACGGAATATCATTTAGTTTTTTGTTCGGTTTTGAAGATTACGCCATCATTCGATCTCAATCCGTGTTGACTTGCATATCCGAGTTCGATTTTATCTCTTGTGATTTGTTTTCTCTTAggctatttaaaaattgaaattgaaataaatattaaaaagttaaatatagttaaatattaattaaaatttaaatattaataaaattaaatattaaatatagtaaatatttaaatatttagttaaaaGTAAAAGATTTTCATTGATATCGTTAGAAATGATTAGTTGATGGAAtgaacgatattttatatacacttTCATACTTTAAGATAatctgttttttattaaaaattaaattattaaaaattaatatttctttttttatgtatatgtatataaatgtatcgtactttcgaaattatcattaatttttaaaatgaaaatttttatattcgttttgcTATGGATCAAAATTAAGTtgcttaataaatatcaatcgatatttttatatatcataacttttaaaattaattctaaaatt is a genomic window containing:
- the LOC107995534 gene encoding methylcytosine dioxygenase TET isoform X1, translated to MSAEVTKEVVATERVTGSPPAAVATSPSSVGPGDPARHLPPFSSFAGDNAMDSSTTLTTLHSQDVGLGLTSSWDYYEGLTGRLIDSRGEVVLASQYRPWESKNAVGGGGGPAAAPAEGLPSFASQFTAPSEAEPQLTALTPLSPASISHSPPVTSAVGLPSFHTLGTPLPAPHPHRGSVGYPLVPAPVQAREVPALQQQLLDERHIQLLGSSPVQAFPPPPPGHPHHTVLTVVKPEYPQLHHANFQNPMSTVLDSSPTSRPVGIDGRKKERRKIRAGSMESEDSAGAGNVESSGQVAAVSSTANRGPHHLGGGMADADGDGGLSDKPAKKKRKRCGECIGCQRKDNCGDCAPCRNDKSHQICKMRRCEKLTEKKHLYHLQTGEGAFRERGRGRGKGATRSYRKIARQVSTPDSAPAGLGSPQTGIGGLQQHQQQPQQQSQQTLHQPDPMQQSKDNLNPAANQQTGALRNGNPPPPVVSISPGVMPFYGDSGAGFRPAAGFGNTVWHQGVAPVGAVAVETSAAPWPPQQFIQQIPAPNQLEELRYHTQYSAAAPYHPQPVAYQQQTFITTDQSAFQRAGATGQYTITGQPSPLPPVAPQTVPSTTQRPLNGQFMDPAATATQSVGYERQDYVNGYQQQDVTMAPPPSTTPTSRSSSVHMDNQQQQQASQQPQSQPQQPPTDTQVKGFATITASNVSGNEMPGYPLQPGPQSLHNSNGYPGYVEMGQQQVQNQWQPQQVAQQQHQQQHLQRQHSVPDGQRHLWSDTSTGTKMNNNMSWSDGTLQQQQQHQQQQKPPSQQQQQQQPSMQANSMKGQESQQGMQMQGQQELPRPASHMSWENGSVKETPHTPQSWTDNTDNSQQQQTQGNWSRQSPKLRDAQNPRLTPSSQQQQHQHQGWLQHSPKLSDHQQNPSHQNARMTPSGQHNWQQSSPEMQQNSSQQNPRLTPSGQQMSQPGAQSQQQQQQQQQQQQQQWSQQTKLEKNPRLTPSNQMSWPDTPTSQPNWSPNSIKSDSSQQPQQQWPDSQPSPRRTPGHQPGSWQPQPPTQESKMENQISWSPNSVIENQPTWGQQTTKQDMQNSGERVLWQQQTTDTGKPNGFSDNQDAQESNVFAQSNRVNLNSRLKSMILNKQQQQQQQQQQQQLQHQHQQLQQQQQSQQQSQHQIGHQEQQQHHGMHHQMQSQHVNSNSGSNGEYHTEDRIRDTHDSTDKLQEKQTDQYLNQSNMISMAQSNESLTGNFLLHSHHPRVDSLPDGGGLWEWSGGGNNALSNGTVLPDNGMTVIESFMKFGSEEKTVLEKHEQQQHQQQQQQQQQQQQQQQQQQSSLYHQQSQQEHEHRQLWKEENKSHDNQCTDDKSFQRRLCIDQQIHERTFEPCSNSTNSEKNETKNDVTFPETPRVTLMNENDTINYPESSEKVASTELENNTNCDSSQSIKQENVGEYGCSSSDCVPSSTATSRNDDCTSKAIKSEPDQKSQEGNNYKFRGDGGPAKVSPGVGSWCCRRGGTEQPTPEHLREGCCQGLQTRDEILADAADKSDVKNEGPQSPRNGGAPSTTKLQDHLEKLKNNVRSEVPDCNCFPADKCPPEPGSYYTHLGAAASLPDLRNDLERRTGLKGNAIRFEKVIYTGKEGKTTQGCPMAKWILRRSGLEEKILTIVKHRQGHKCPTAWIVVAMVAWEGVPTHEADRIYSLLSHKLNRFGLPTTRRCGTNEPRTCACQGLDPETCGASFSFGCSWSMYYNGCKYARSKTVRKFRLSVRSEEQEVEERMHVLATLLSPLYLSLAPEAFNNQTQFEREASECRLGFKPGRPFSGVTACIDFCAHSHRDLHNMNNGCTVVVTMTKHRTLSKPEDEQLHVLPLYIMDTTDEYGSKEGQDEKVRAGAVEVLTKYPCEVRVRSVPLQPCRRHGKKRKEDEPDTISSKKDSSKNANEKITESGRQIPGHQELIRPQMRDTQLSLEMASMFEGMDAQLQSSQVSSTVLDSPVSMYPQGWGYQNEQQWSRNGWLDQRKNNWLNPWREYSFGGLDRDAKVDPDSTSLDDIRPRSTVSQDEHRPGSRNLPNSTMDSPRNYYSHSPRTHPISPRSTHTATPGDIGYSMSPRGCPPTLQDQKNASPRSSVYSDTGYSHPLPTSRSYPNMYDTRQSSASPKTNCINFPAHLDQRSALNRTNHHQLHNINNIRNVGGSCEQSKLPYSKPAQDSSQQKYSTTQNYLEVQKSQIEQPFMNRIQGHYHPSHHVQSSRNLPYQGPHETNMDMFSGLSVSSCMSNTSHKEFGTTNSDLLLHTSSHLSSSNPPNGTQNLGSIDQRKYRMYKSHEQKTPGINQMSPAPSDQVGGWNMLGSWYPDQNKPYDQQQVYNDQINSERNHQQSIDHQKTFNWNDRVPHPDQSKPPCWETPSDPSPFRVPKGRPPSRTAAGQNPNTDSTYQNSSNRTFLKPQEPIRNGIYADSPSNNTIQNNGTMHQNNQIRRSEWTEDKTRENFHDPRQNMTNPNSNCFPWAEEMKQVQDFHGMPGLGHPHASFPQYGLYPTYPVFDKPYSNSWEGYNYHQPYPHPQTSEYPPQLYQQPKREACFPSPQYPYQGVPPYQSLNPGWARWDTPRWDIYGPPSYFPVLPEPPPKAEPLGEVADYSDNEECFKDSQMGGVAIALSHGSVLFECAKHEMHATTALKKPNRLNPTRISLVFYQHRNLNRARHGWDEWEEKMRLRKLGVTTTNTTTTTNSSTNSQPLSTPSTPTSPASATISEKSTPLPYIPSVPSSQFMMRSPTYTTMTWTTLFPMHPCMITGPYQEGGAIG
- the LOC107995534 gene encoding methylcytosine dioxygenase TET2 isoform X2 — translated: MAILYVLLDFNFNLSVVIQKIFQVKVEWYRRKYYTLWCYFFSYRKIARQVSTPDSAPAGLGSPQTGIGGLQQHQQQPQQQSQQTLHQPDPMQQSKDNLNPAANQQTGALRNGNPPPPVVSISPGVMPFYGDSGAGFRPAAGFGNTVWHQGVAPVGAVAVETSAAPWPPQQFIQQIPAPNQLEELRYHTQYSAAAPYHPQPVAYQQQTFITTDQSAFQRAGATGQYTITGQPSPLPPVAPQTVPSTTQRPLNGQFMDPAATATQSVGYERQDYVNGYQQQDVTMAPPPSTTPTSRSSSVHMDNQQQQQASQQPQSQPQQPPTDTQVKGFATITASNVSGNEMPGYPLQPGPQSLHNSNGYPGYVEMGQQQVQNQWQPQQVAQQQHQQQHLQRQHSVPDGQRHLWSDTSTGTKMNNNMSWSDGTLQQQQQHQQQQKPPSQQQQQQQPSMQANSMKGQESQQGMQMQGQQELPRPASHMSWENGSVKETPHTPQSWTDNTDNSQQQQTQGNWSRQSPKLRDAQNPRLTPSSQQQQHQHQGWLQHSPKLSDHQQNPSHQNARMTPSGQHNWQQSSPEMQQNSSQQNPRLTPSGQQMSQPGAQSQQQQQQQQQQQQQQWSQQTKLEKNPRLTPSNQMSWPDTPTSQPNWSPNSIKSDSSQQPQQQWPDSQPSPRRTPGHQPGSWQPQPPTQESKMENQISWSPNSVIENQPTWGQQTTKQDMQNSGERVLWQQQTTDTGKPNGFSDNQDAQESNVFAQSNRVNLNSRLKSMILNKQQQQQQQQQQQQLQHQHQQLQQQQQSQQQSQHQIGHQEQQQHHGMHHQMQSQHVNSNSGSNGEYHTEDRIRDTHDSTDKLQEKQTDQYLNQSNMISMAQSNESLTGNFLLHSHHPRVDSLPDGGGLWEWSGGGNNALSNGTVLPDNGMTVIESFMKFGSEEKTVLEKHEQQQHQQQQQQQQQQQQQQQQQQSSLYHQQSQQEHEHRQLWKEENKSHDNQCTDDKSFQRRLCIDQQIHERTFEPCSNSTNSEKNETKNDVTFPETPRVTLMNENDTINYPESSEKVASTELENNTNCDSSQSIKQENVGEYGCSSSDCVPSSTATSRNDDCTSKAIKSEPDQKSQEGNNYKFRGDGGPAKVSPGVGSWCCRRGGTEQPTPEHLREGCCQGLQTRDEILADAADKSDVKNEGPQSPRNGGAPSTTKLQDHLEKLKNNVRSEVPDCNCFPADKCPPEPGSYYTHLGAAASLPDLRNDLERRTGLKGNAIRFEKVIYTGKEGKTTQGCPMAKWILRRSGLEEKILTIVKHRQGHKCPTAWIVVAMVAWEGVPTHEADRIYSLLSHKLNRFGLPTTRRCGTNEPRTCACQGLDPETCGASFSFGCSWSMYYNGCKYARSKTVRKFRLSVRSEEQEVEERMHVLATLLSPLYLSLAPEAFNNQTQFEREASECRLGFKPGRPFSGVTACIDFCAHSHRDLHNMNNGCTVVVTMTKHRTLSKPEDEQLHVLPLYIMDTTDEYGSKEGQDEKVRAGAVEVLTKYPCEVRVRSVPLQPCRRHGKKRKEDEPDTISSKKDSSKNANEKITESGRQIPGHQELIRPQMRDTQLSLEMASMFEGMDAQLQSSQVSSTVLDSPVSMYPQGWGYQNEQQWSRNGWLDQRKNNWLNPWREYSFGGLDRDAKVDPDSTSLDDIRPRSTVSQDEHRPGSRNLPNSTMDSPRNYYSHSPRTHPISPRSTHTATPGDIGYSMSPRGCPPTLQDQKNASPRSSVYSDTGYSHPLPTSRSYPNMYDTRQSSASPKTNCINFPAHLDQRSALNRTNHHQLHNINNIRNVGGSCEQSKLPYSKPAQDSSQQKYSTTQNYLEVQKSQIEQPFMNRIQGHYHPSHHVQSSRNLPYQGPHETNMDMFSGLSVSSCMSNTSHKEFGTTNSDLLLHTSSHLSSSNPPNGTQNLGSIDQRKYRMYKSHEQKTPGINQMSPAPSDQVGGWNMLGSWYPDQNKPYDQQQVYNDQINSERNHQQSIDHQKTFNWNDRVPHPDQSKPPCWETPSDPSPFRVPKGRPPSRTAAGQNPNTDSTYQNSSNRTFLKPQEPIRNGIYADSPSNNTIQNNGTMHQNNQIRRSEWTEDKTRENFHDPRQNMTNPNSNCFPWAEEMKQVQDFHGMPGLGHPHASFPQYGLYPTYPVFDKPYSNSWEGYNYHQPYPHPQTSEYPPQLYQQPKREACFPSPQYPYQGVPPYQSLNPGWARWDTPRWDIYGPPSYFPVLPEPPPKAEPLGEVADYSDNEECFKDSQMGGVAIALSHGSVLFECAKHEMHATTALKKPNRLNPTRISLVFYQHRNLNRARHGWDEWEEKMRLRKLGVTTTNTTTTTNSSTNSQPLSTPSTPTSPASATISEKSTPLPYIPSVPSSQFMMRSPTYTTMTWTTLFPMHPCMITGPYQEGGAIG